In Polaribacter pacificus, the genomic window TTTCTTTCATAACATAAAAAAACTTCAAAGTGAGGATTCGGCAACTTATTTTTATTTGCCAAAAATTGAGCATTATTTAGAAGCTCGTTTTTGGAATGAAGTTTTTGTGTTTGCTCAAGAATATTTAAGGATTCCACAACAAACAATCAAAGCCACTGTGTTAATAGAAACCATCACTGCTAGTTTTCAGTTGGATGAAATTATATATGAATTGAAGGGGCATATGGCAGGATTGAACTGTGGAAGATGGGATTACATTTTCTCGTATATTAAAAAATTTAGAAATCACAAGAATTTTACTGTGCCAGATCGAGATCAAGTAACCATGGAAAGCCCATTTATGGAGGCGTATTCTTTACGTGTTATTCAGAAATGTCATCAAAGAGGGGTGCATGCAATTGGTGGAATGGCAGCTCAAATACCAATAAAAAATAATATGAATGCAAATAATGAAGCTTTTGCTAAAGTTGTAAAAGATAAAGAAAGAGAAGTAAAAAATGGCCATGATGGGACATGGGTTGCACATCCAGGGTTGGTAGATTTAGTAATGGAAGTCTTTGATTTAAACATGCCTACTAAAAATCAATTACATATTCGCAGAAATGATGTTTGCATCACAGAAAAGGATTTGGTTTTGGAGCCTAAAGGAACAATCACGGCTCAAGGAGTTCAGAAAAATATTAATGTAGGTATTTTATATTTAGAAAGTTGGCTTCGCGGTGTAGGAGCTGCTGCGCTTTATAATTTAATGGAGGATGCAGCTACTGCAGAAATATCGAGAACTCAAGTGTGGCATTGGTTAAAAAAAAAAGTCGTTTTAACGGATGGCCGTATTCTTACAGAAACCTTGTATCAAAGTTTTAAAGAAGAAGAAT contains:
- the aceB gene encoding malate synthase A; the encoded protein is MIQTSKADKIQINNFEASDYQTILTDRALLFLESLHLKFNTKRLDLLESRKKQQAFFDAGNFPSFPKETQDIRDGDWTCAPLPNDLLDRRVEITGPVDRKMVINALNSGAKLFMADFEDSTSPTIHNILDGQINLRDAVNKTISFEDSIKGKHYQLAANTATLLVRPRGLHLDEKHLFFKGEALSGSLVDFGLYFFHNIKKLQSEDSATYFYLPKIEHYLEARFWNEVFVFAQEYLRIPQQTIKATVLIETITASFQLDEIIYELKGHMAGLNCGRWDYIFSYIKKFRNHKNFTVPDRDQVTMESPFMEAYSLRVIQKCHQRGVHAIGGMAAQIPIKNNMNANNEAFAKVVKDKEREVKNGHDGTWVAHPGLVDLVMEVFDLNMPTKNQLHIRRNDVCITEKDLVLEPKGTITAQGVQKNINVGILYLESWLRGVGAAALYNLMEDAATAEISRTQVWHWLKKKVVLTDGRILTETLYQSFKEEELEKIQKLVGLDRFVNGKFNLAIELFDQLVLADEFEEFLTLPAYQYL